The Streptomyces sp. NBC_00510 genomic interval CGGCTGCGCACCCTGACCGCCCAGGCAGGCGCGCTCGCCCGCGCCCAGTACCGCGGCGGCGGCATCGGCCCCGGGCTCGACCTGCTGCTCAGCGACGACCCGAACGCCTTCCTGGACGGGCTCACCCTCGCCGACCGGGGCGCCCAGGCCGCCGACACCACGATCGAGCAGCTGCGCACCACCACGGCGGAGCTGGGCGCCTACGCCCACTCCGCCACCGTCGCCTGGGAGCGCCTCATGGCCGACCAGAAGGAGGCGGCCGACGCCGAGCGGGAGGTCACCGCGCGTCTGACCCGGGCGAAGCGCCTGCTCGCCGGCCTGGAGGCCCGGGAGCGGGCACGGCTGGAACGGCTGGAGGACGAGGCCGCCTACCGTTCGCAGGTCGCCTGGCTGCGCACCGACGCCGCCACCCACCTGCGCCGCAACGCCGCGGGCGCCACACGGCAGGGCGCCGCCGCGGTCGCCTTCGCCGCGGCGCAGATCGGCAAGCCCTACGAATGGGGAGCGGACGGCCCCGCCGCGTACGACTGCTCCGCGCTGACCCGGGCCGCCTGGCGCGCCGCAGGGATCGGCATCCCGCGCACCTCGCAGGAGCAGTGGCGGCTCCTGCCGCACGTCCCCGTGGCGGCGATGCGCCCGGGCGACCTGGTCGTCTACT includes:
- a CDS encoding C40 family peptidase, which produces MKRTACLACAALLLLAAPVPVAHADPPRTLQDVRAEVGTLYRQAERATDTYNAAHERVLAQQKEIVALARVIDREQIRLRTLTAQAGALARAQYRGGGIGPGLDLLLSDDPNAFLDGLTLADRGAQAADTTIEQLRTTTAELGAYAHSATVAWERLMADQKEAADAEREVTARLTRAKRLLAGLEARERARLERLEDEAAYRSQVAWLRTDAATHLRRNAAGATRQGAAAVAFAAAQIGKPYEWGADGPAAYDCSALTRAAWRAAGIGIPRTSQEQWRLLPHVPVAAMRPGDLVVYFDDASHVGIYVGDGAIVHAPRPGRRITMAGAGSMPVLGVVRPG